The following coding sequences lie in one Chitinispirillales bacterium ANBcel5 genomic window:
- a CDS encoding VWA domain-containing protein — MIFENPELFSFLILIPLSVLFFLYVQKRKREAMNRFVSLELAPKLTPSSARGRFLLKKTLFLLFILFTVLTLVRPRFGAKEEQIERKGVDIMVALDVSKSMLAQDLRPNRLERAKHEIRNLISMLRGDRVGLIIFAGESFVQCPLTLDYAAFLSFLQPVSTDWVQIQGTAIAEAINQARRAMKSNDNKHKVLILISDGEDHEGGVIEAAESAAKEGIIIHTVGIGSQRGVPIPVSNRGTSVEYKTDRDGNIVMTRLNPETLEKIALKTSGEYFHAGSNFDFSAIYEKISEMEKNEYAVSRATHLKERYQVFLFLALLFIITEFFISERVKIKRAWKGRFE, encoded by the coding sequence ATGATTTTCGAAAACCCTGAACTCTTTTCCTTTTTAATTCTAATCCCTCTTTCTGTCCTGTTCTTTCTCTACGTTCAGAAAAGAAAAAGGGAAGCAATGAACCGTTTTGTATCTCTTGAGCTGGCCCCAAAGCTAACCCCTTCTTCTGCAAGGGGAAGATTTCTGCTGAAAAAAACTCTTTTTCTTCTATTTATTTTGTTTACTGTGCTCACTCTTGTGCGTCCCAGGTTTGGTGCAAAAGAAGAGCAAATCGAAAGAAAAGGGGTGGACATTATGGTTGCCCTTGATGTTTCAAAGAGCATGCTTGCACAAGATCTGCGTCCAAACAGGCTTGAGAGGGCAAAACATGAGATTAGAAATCTCATCAGTATGCTTCGGGGTGACAGGGTGGGGCTTATAATTTTTGCGGGAGAAAGTTTTGTTCAATGCCCTTTGACCCTGGATTACGCGGCGTTCCTTTCGTTCCTTCAACCAGTGTCAACCGATTGGGTTCAGATCCAGGGGACGGCTATAGCAGAGGCCATTAATCAAGCCAGAAGAGCTATGAAGTCAAATGACAATAAGCATAAGGTTCTTATTCTTATTTCTGATGGAGAAGACCATGAAGGGGGTGTAATTGAAGCTGCAGAATCTGCTGCAAAGGAAGGAATAATAATACACACCGTTGGAATCGGTTCACAAAGAGGTGTACCTATTCCTGTATCAAATCGTGGCACTTCCGTAGAATACAAAACAGACCGGGATGGTAATATTGTTATGACAAGACTTAACCCGGAAACCCTGGAAAAAATAGCTCTTAAGACCAGTGGTGAATATTTTCACGCCGGAAGTAACTTTGACTTCTCAGCAATTTACGAAAAAATTAGTGAAATGGAAAAAAATGAATATGCTGTTAGTAGAGCTACACACCTTAAGGAACGGTACCAAGTGTTCCTCTTTTTGGCGCTGCTTTTCATTATTACAGAATTTTTTATATCTGAGAGGGTAAAGATCAAACGTGCCTGGAAAGGACGGTTTGAATGA
- a CDS encoding dual specificity protein phosphatase family protein: MNLNFSWVIPHKLAGSAKPFFSEKVSDIEWLSNQGVKVLVSLCWPGKLMEKKCRDASIEWKYFEIQDFGIPADLARFDDLVQFIIDRIDAKKPCSVHCQAGIGRTGLVLSCVMGRYFSLTSKSAISAVRKVRSAVETVEQENFIKSYLNQYENRI, encoded by the coding sequence ATGAATTTAAATTTTTCGTGGGTTATACCCCATAAACTTGCAGGTAGTGCTAAACCTTTTTTTTCAGAAAAAGTTTCTGATATCGAATGGCTTTCAAATCAGGGAGTGAAGGTACTTGTATCGTTATGTTGGCCAGGTAAATTAATGGAGAAAAAATGTAGAGATGCCTCTATAGAGTGGAAGTACTTTGAGATACAGGATTTTGGGATCCCGGCTGATTTGGCTAGATTTGATGATTTAGTTCAATTTATAATTGACCGCATTGATGCAAAGAAACCTTGCAGTGTACACTGTCAGGCTGGAATTGGTAGAACGGGTTTAGTTTTGTCATGTGTTATGGGTCGGTATTTTTCGCTAACTTCAAAATCAGCAATTTCGGCGGTAAGAAAAGTGCGAAGTGCAGTAGAAACAGTTGAACAGGAAAACTTTATAAAGAGTTACTTAAATCAATATGAAAATAGAATTTGA
- a CDS encoding alpha/beta fold hydrolase: MYRDFELVQWNTYDSAITGSVHRPNDKSNTWVIVSHGFSGHRIGPGYLFVKLSKYLSKRNISSLRYDFRGAGESDGKFYDMTIQTMSADLSSAAQFIRANYQPSKIILLGHSLGGLVSALCARELNADGLILLSPAADTRSLVMRHKKLIEQGPNERGLYEIGPHELKRSFADTMYGIDPVQYIEHYLNPVVVIQGDNDETISMQESKSYITKAIETNHSDASFKCIQGADHNFTNASSIRKLFSTINTWLEERFL; this comes from the coding sequence ATGTATAGAGATTTTGAACTGGTACAGTGGAATACCTATGATAGCGCAATAACTGGATCAGTTCACCGGCCCAATGATAAAAGTAATACATGGGTGATTGTTTCTCATGGTTTTAGCGGCCACAGAATCGGTCCAGGATATCTGTTTGTTAAACTATCAAAATACCTGTCAAAAAGAAATATCTCTTCGTTACGTTACGATTTTCGTGGTGCTGGAGAAAGTGATGGAAAGTTTTACGACATGACGATTCAAACCATGTCTGCCGATCTCTCTTCTGCCGCTCAGTTCATACGTGCTAACTACCAACCATCAAAAATCATTCTACTTGGACATAGTTTAGGAGGGCTTGTATCTGCTCTATGTGCCCGGGAATTAAATGCCGATGGTCTAATACTGCTCTCTCCCGCTGCGGACACCCGTTCGCTTGTTATGCGCCATAAAAAACTGATTGAACAAGGCCCAAATGAAAGAGGATTATATGAAATCGGACCTCATGAACTGAAGAGATCATTTGCAGACACGATGTATGGAATCGATCCTGTACAGTATATAGAACACTACTTGAACCCAGTAGTTGTAATACAAGGTGATAATGACGAAACGATCTCAATGCAGGAATCTAAATCGTATATTACTAAAGCTATAGAAACTAATCACAGTGATGCATCTTTCAAATGTATCCAGGGGGCAGATCATAATTTCACCAATGCTTCAAGTATCAGAAAGCTTTTTAGCACTATAAATACATGGTTAGAGGAGCGTTTCCTGTGA
- the alr gene encoding alanine racemase: MEDSRTKVKIKEIISPYSPHIEVNLDNLLHNLKEISSLIPDKTEVMAVIKDCAYGCGSTAVARTLERDGGVNFFAVARPEEAFALRKAGIVGSIFVLGRATEDQLRVGFDNNLIFSLNDPSDLYRWKSYPLNVRFHINIDTGMSRMGLLPNELDEIINVIEDSPSLKFEGVYTHMACADEPKTTSVDQQLKLFRNCIINLIERGSPPLHIHYGNSATCMRFNPYECTLVRPGIALYGCKPDPTQNFSLNLKQVVSLKSRIVKMKKVPAHTAISYGGHYVTNCETWIATVALGYAHGYPRFLSSKGELLIGYRRYKVAGNVTMDYTMVDAGPNPDISIGDEVVAIGSQGELEIHADDIAVLGKTIGYETLCNLGASVDRVYLLNNKIVHYRPGQTF, encoded by the coding sequence ATGGAAGATAGTAGGACAAAAGTTAAAATAAAAGAGATTATTTCTCCCTATTCTCCTCACATAGAGGTTAATCTCGACAATTTATTGCATAATCTTAAAGAAATCAGCTCTTTAATCCCCGATAAAACCGAGGTTATGGCTGTCATTAAAGATTGTGCTTACGGTTGCGGTAGCACTGCTGTTGCACGAACCCTTGAGCGTGATGGTGGGGTTAACTTTTTTGCAGTAGCACGACCTGAAGAGGCGTTTGCTCTCAGAAAAGCAGGCATCGTTGGCTCAATTTTTGTACTGGGTCGTGCAACAGAAGATCAGCTTCGCGTCGGTTTTGATAATAATTTAATTTTCTCTCTAAACGATCCATCAGACTTATACAGATGGAAGTCATATCCGCTTAATGTAAGATTTCATATAAATATCGATACAGGAATGAGTCGAATGGGTTTACTGCCCAACGAACTCGATGAAATAATAAATGTGATTGAAGATTCCCCGTCCCTTAAATTCGAAGGGGTATATACTCACATGGCCTGTGCTGATGAACCAAAGACAACAAGTGTTGATCAGCAACTGAAACTGTTTAGAAACTGCATCATAAATCTGATTGAACGGGGTTCCCCCCCACTCCATATCCATTATGGAAACAGTGCTACCTGCATGCGCTTTAATCCCTATGAATGCACCTTGGTTAGGCCTGGTATAGCTCTTTATGGGTGTAAACCAGACCCGACTCAGAACTTTTCTCTTAATTTAAAACAGGTCGTGTCCTTAAAATCCAGAATAGTAAAAATGAAAAAAGTTCCCGCTCATACTGCGATCTCTTATGGTGGACACTATGTCACTAACTGTGAAACATGGATAGCAACAGTTGCTCTTGGATACGCTCACGGTTACCCAAGGTTCCTAAGTTCCAAAGGTGAACTGCTTATCGGATACAGACGTTATAAGGTGGCTGGTAATGTTACAATGGATTATACAATGGTTGATGCAGGCCCGAATCCAGATATCTCAATTGGGGATGAAGTTGTAGCAATTGGCTCTCAGGGTGAACTCGAAATCCACGCAGATGATATTGCGGTATTAGGAAAAACAATCGGTTATGAAACCCTCTGCAACTTGGGAGCATCTGTCGATCGTGTTTATCTTTTAAATAACAAAATCGTACACTATAGACCAGGACAGACATTTTAA
- a CDS encoding tetratricopeptide repeat protein has translation MEQWLDLAQLVDKTQELLELCLFDDAYELLNQYEDFFKDEWEIYFLYSRIYIEQNKPKEALPFLHKALELNRNNIDCLLGLFYAHSMLNQVKSGGKHLLNALKYQPESEPVLTALIWYYTEINNPHRAIYYFEKIKKQGKIENPEAFRNAAIAYNRLGRFEDAEVCFEAALQINPNLDEVRDLFADHLLFMGKPNTAIKLYQNALKKSPKNILFMSRLAFCLSQGNQIEKATSIAKESIRLYPNSPVGYVDLAYVYLSSNQTELAVRSAQKAIDIAPIDSEGYRVKGIALTEQKEYDEAEKCFQKALSLESDNSEILRDYYIFLRSSGSYTQMVKIVKQVIEQEKPYCTEDYWFLADFYKELGQNHTSFHYLNKAFKSMPAEKDLIPPMVEILLEQNHTRFILPMIFHYVQRNGWDEIMSNFSKHKRLRSKSAQEGFRFLRFIGQSPIDYRKYIFSFYITRSIILCMSIVFISLLFPFSAFFGFKGFLVVLALYASFLGIYNVIKFRKRKNSFISHLHSHSIAPGG, from the coding sequence ATGGAACAATGGTTAGATTTAGCCCAACTTGTGGATAAAACACAGGAATTACTTGAGCTTTGCCTCTTTGATGATGCCTATGAATTGCTCAATCAATATGAAGATTTCTTCAAAGATGAATGGGAGATCTATTTTCTCTATTCCAGGATCTACATTGAGCAAAACAAACCTAAAGAAGCTTTGCCATTTCTCCATAAAGCACTGGAGTTGAACAGAAACAACATTGATTGCCTGTTAGGGCTATTCTATGCCCATTCAATGTTAAACCAGGTAAAAAGTGGTGGGAAGCATCTTTTAAATGCCCTGAAGTACCAACCCGAAAGTGAACCGGTTCTAACTGCTTTGATTTGGTACTACACTGAAATCAATAACCCACACAGGGCTATCTACTATTTTGAAAAAATAAAGAAACAGGGAAAAATTGAAAATCCCGAAGCATTCAGAAATGCAGCTATCGCTTACAACAGATTAGGTCGTTTTGAAGACGCTGAGGTTTGCTTTGAAGCAGCACTGCAGATTAACCCTAATCTAGATGAAGTAAGGGATCTTTTCGCCGACCACCTCCTTTTTATGGGTAAACCAAATACTGCTATAAAACTGTACCAGAATGCACTGAAAAAATCCCCCAAAAACATTCTGTTTATGTCTCGTCTTGCTTTCTGTCTCTCTCAGGGTAACCAGATAGAAAAAGCCACCTCAATTGCTAAAGAATCAATTAGACTCTACCCTAACTCTCCGGTAGGCTATGTTGATTTAGCCTACGTGTACTTGAGTAGCAACCAAACTGAGCTTGCTGTACGCTCTGCCCAGAAGGCAATCGACATTGCCCCTATAGACTCAGAAGGATACAGGGTAAAAGGCATCGCGTTAACAGAGCAAAAAGAATATGATGAAGCAGAAAAGTGCTTTCAAAAAGCACTTTCCCTTGAATCGGATAATTCTGAAATTCTCAGGGATTATTACATTTTTTTAAGATCATCTGGCTCCTATACTCAAATGGTTAAAATTGTAAAACAGGTGATTGAACAGGAAAAACCTTATTGTACAGAAGATTACTGGTTTCTCGCAGATTTTTATAAAGAACTTGGACAGAACCACACCTCATTTCATTATCTAAACAAGGCTTTTAAGAGTATGCCTGCCGAAAAGGACCTTATACCACCAATGGTAGAAATACTTTTAGAGCAAAATCATACCAGATTCATCCTACCTATGATATTTCATTATGTGCAAAGAAACGGATGGGATGAAATCATGAGTAACTTCTCTAAACACAAGCGACTTAGAAGTAAATCGGCACAGGAAGGATTCCGTTTCTTACGGTTTATTGGGCAAAGTCCTATTGATTATCGAAAATATATTTTCAGCTTCTATATTACCCGCTCTATTATTCTTTGTATGAGCATTGTATTCATCTCTTTGCTTTTCCCTTTTTCTGCTTTCTTTGGCTTTAAAGGTTTTCTGGTAGTTTTGGCCCTATACGCTTCCTTTCTGGGAATCTATAATGTTATAAAATTCAGAAAGAGGAAAAACTCCTTTATTTCACATCTACACTCACACTCCATTGCTCCAGGAGGATAG
- a CDS encoding epoxyqueuosine reductase QueH: protein MSVLPKIVLHICCAPDEAYVINLLRAEYQLHCFFCNHNIYPVTEYELRFAEAQKVAERYNIPFSADSYEPSLWTQVVKDLENTPEGGQRCRECFLLRLRRTASFCKNLGWSAFTSVMSVSPHKNITMLNETGALAAREQEMEYIPFNFKKKDGFRKSIALSNSLGLYRQDYCGCQLSLKERNIRLKEKLFKKDHS, encoded by the coding sequence ATGTCTGTGCTTCCTAAAATAGTGTTACATATATGTTGTGCACCGGATGAAGCTTACGTAATTAATCTATTGAGAGCAGAATATCAGCTACATTGTTTTTTTTGTAATCATAACATATACCCTGTTACAGAGTATGAACTTCGTTTTGCCGAAGCCCAAAAAGTTGCAGAACGCTACAATATACCATTCAGCGCAGATAGTTATGAGCCCTCTTTGTGGACTCAAGTAGTAAAAGATCTTGAGAATACTCCAGAAGGTGGGCAGAGGTGTCGTGAATGCTTTTTACTGAGATTAAGACGTACTGCTTCTTTTTGCAAAAATTTAGGATGGTCTGCTTTTACATCTGTAATGAGTGTGAGCCCTCACAAAAACATTACCATGTTAAATGAAACAGGAGCTTTAGCAGCCAGAGAACAAGAGATGGAATATATTCCTTTCAATTTTAAGAAAAAGGATGGATTTAGAAAAAGTATAGCTCTCAGTAATAGTCTTGGTTTATACCGACAGGATTATTGTGGATGTCAGCTTAGTCTAAAGGAGCGCAATATAAGACTTAAGGAAAAATTATTTAAAAAAGATCATTCTTAA
- a CDS encoding tetratricopeptide repeat protein, whose product MIAISVKVCKISLLLLLIVFISGIHSEEIFRKNREANRLYEQGMYEEALNLYEDALLLEPENEKLRMNRGSTLYRLNQFDLAEESYKEALSNRDPNTLVDAHYNLGNIQFRQGQQLQSAGDPSAMEKYSAALENYVQSLKIRPDDKDAKWNLQLTHQMIEELEQQQSSQQQGDESENDEDGDESKSSQQQDASDDEGDQQKKQNFDQTTDNDLNEEQDSQLPDQLEEDELRREKAERLIEMYADDADDLHKPKQQSSDIRKPEKDW is encoded by the coding sequence ATGATTGCAATTTCTGTTAAGGTTTGTAAAATTTCTCTTTTATTATTGCTCATTGTTTTCATTTCAGGCATTCACTCAGAAGAGATTTTTAGAAAAAACAGAGAAGCAAATCGTCTTTATGAGCAGGGTATGTATGAAGAAGCCCTTAATCTCTACGAAGATGCACTGCTGCTTGAACCAGAAAATGAAAAACTTCGAATGAACAGGGGTTCAACCTTATACAGATTAAATCAATTCGATTTAGCAGAAGAGTCGTACAAAGAAGCATTATCCAATAGAGACCCTAACACCCTCGTCGATGCTCATTATAACCTCGGTAATATTCAGTTTAGACAGGGACAACAGCTTCAGTCTGCAGGTGATCCTTCAGCAATGGAAAAGTATAGTGCTGCCCTTGAGAACTATGTTCAGTCACTAAAAATCAGACCTGATGACAAAGACGCCAAATGGAACCTTCAACTTACACATCAAATGATTGAAGAACTCGAGCAGCAACAGAGTTCACAACAACAAGGCGATGAATCTGAAAACGATGAAGATGGCGATGAATCTAAAAGCTCCCAGCAACAAGACGCAAGTGATGATGAAGGTGATCAGCAAAAAAAGCAGAATTTTGATCAAACCACAGACAACGATCTAAATGAAGAACAAGATTCACAATTACCTGATCAGCTTGAAGAGGATGAGCTAAGGAGAGAAAAAGCCGAAAGGCTTATTGAAATGTATGCTGATGATGCCGACGATCTGCATAAACCCAAACAACAATCTTCCGATATAAGGAAACCAGAGAAGGATTGGTAA
- the hisI gene encoding phosphoribosyl-AMP cyclohydrolase, whose product MNLLDLVKFDEKGLVTAIAQDATSNEVLMLAYMNKETLSETIESGDMVYWSRSRQKRWKKGETSGHVQKVRDIFIDCDGDALLFKIDQTGAACHENYLSCFFRKREDGEWKIVGQKLK is encoded by the coding sequence ATGAATTTGCTGGATTTGGTAAAATTTGATGAAAAAGGTCTTGTAACTGCAATAGCTCAGGATGCAACGAGTAATGAAGTGTTGATGCTTGCTTATATGAATAAAGAGACCCTTTCAGAAACTATTGAGTCAGGTGATATGGTCTACTGGAGTAGAAGCAGACAGAAACGCTGGAAAAAAGGTGAAACATCTGGGCATGTTCAAAAGGTCCGTGATATTTTCATAGATTGTGATGGTGATGCACTTCTTTTTAAAATTGATCAAACAGGTGCTGCTTGTCATGAAAATTACCTCTCCTGCTTTTTTAGAAAGAGAGAAGATGGTGAATGGAAGATAGTAGGACAAAAGTTAAAATAA
- a CDS encoding DUF445 family protein: protein MENYYFYFLIPVISALIGWLTNYVAVRMIFRPRREIRILGIKFIGLIPKRKQDLAEKIADTIERELISHKDIRAIADSPEFHDKTGALIKTKIDDFICQKMGSNPLISMFVPQDMTSKISEHLVIEMKRNLPEIVEGLFSSLENKLDFRKIIKEKIEKFEIERLEKIVYDISSRELKSIEYLGGVLGFVVGIVQVTIFIAGAN, encoded by the coding sequence ATGGAAAACTACTACTTTTATTTTCTTATACCTGTAATTAGCGCCCTCATTGGGTGGCTTACTAATTATGTCGCTGTCAGAATGATCTTTCGCCCAAGACGAGAAATTCGTATTTTGGGTATTAAGTTTATTGGTTTAATCCCAAAGCGAAAACAAGATTTGGCAGAAAAGATTGCCGATACGATTGAGCGGGAGCTTATATCACACAAGGATATTCGTGCAATAGCAGACAGTCCTGAGTTTCACGATAAAACCGGTGCTTTGATAAAAACAAAAATTGATGATTTCATATGCCAAAAAATGGGCTCTAACCCTCTCATTTCTATGTTTGTCCCTCAGGATATGACTTCAAAAATATCTGAGCACCTTGTAATCGAAATGAAAAGAAACCTGCCCGAAATTGTTGAGGGACTTTTTTCATCTCTGGAAAACAAACTGGATTTTAGAAAAATTATTAAAGAAAAGATCGAAAAATTTGAGATTGAACGCCTTGAAAAAATAGTCTACGACATCTCCTCTCGCGAACTCAAATCAATAGAGTATCTTGGGGGTGTTTTGGGGTTTGTAGTTGGAATTGTTCAGGTCACTATCTTTATCGCAGGAGCGAACTAA
- a CDS encoding HD domain-containing protein encodes MKIEFDISRFLIEDEEKLSPYAKKSSESFGRQHPIKRDPFRLEFARDETRILHSPPFRRLKHKTQVFLSPNNDHICTRMEHVLHVSSIASVIGRCLSLNIDLINAIARGHDLGHPPFGHAGERVLNKLIKNRGVENGFKHEVHGLRVVDKLTNYGKGLNLTYEVRDGIITHCGESFDRVVTPDRSRCLLELEQITDRCHLPATLEGCLVRLVDRIAYLGRDLEDAIKAGLIKKNDIPPEISKGLGSDNGKIIGSFVNNVIANSVGHDAIIMSEEVFELMKQLKNFNYTHIYLHPEVERKSKKATYMLELLYTELEKIFDKTERGQNSSLAINIIRETPTMENFFNFIKNTNYNEKTPSWRIITDYIAGMTDLYAERVFSQLFMPAPVI; translated from the coding sequence ATGAAAATAGAATTTGATATCAGCAGATTTTTGATTGAGGACGAGGAAAAATTAAGTCCTTATGCTAAAAAAAGTAGTGAGTCGTTTGGCAGGCAGCATCCTATAAAACGTGATCCGTTTAGACTCGAATTTGCTCGTGATGAAACAAGGATTCTTCACTCCCCACCTTTTAGGCGCCTTAAGCATAAAACCCAGGTGTTTCTTTCGCCAAATAATGATCATATTTGTACACGAATGGAGCATGTTCTTCATGTTTCCAGTATAGCTTCTGTTATTGGGCGGTGTTTGAGTCTCAATATCGATCTGATTAATGCAATCGCCAGGGGGCATGATCTTGGGCACCCACCATTTGGTCATGCTGGTGAAAGAGTGCTAAATAAACTTATTAAAAATAGGGGCGTTGAGAACGGTTTTAAACATGAAGTACATGGATTAAGGGTTGTTGATAAGCTTACCAATTATGGAAAAGGTCTTAATCTTACCTACGAAGTGAGAGATGGAATCATTACTCATTGTGGTGAAAGTTTTGATAGAGTAGTGACACCGGATCGCAGTCGGTGTCTTCTGGAGCTTGAACAAATTACTGACAGATGTCATCTTCCGGCAACTCTTGAGGGATGCTTGGTACGGCTGGTTGATAGAATAGCGTATTTGGGCAGGGATTTAGAAGACGCTATAAAAGCAGGGTTGATTAAGAAAAATGATATCCCTCCGGAAATCTCAAAAGGACTTGGTAGTGATAATGGGAAAATAATTGGATCATTTGTTAACAATGTAATTGCAAATAGTGTCGGACATGATGCAATTATCATGAGCGAAGAAGTATTTGAGTTGATGAAACAATTAAAAAACTTCAACTATACTCATATATATCTTCATCCTGAAGTTGAAAGAAAATCAAAAAAGGCTACTTATATGCTTGAGTTGCTCTATACTGAACTTGAAAAAATATTCGATAAAACAGAAAGAGGGCAAAATAGTTCACTGGCGATTAACATTATTAGAGAAACCCCTACAATGGAAAATTTCTTTAATTTTATTAAAAACACAAATTACAACGAAAAAACACCATCATGGCGTATTATAACTGATTATATAGCAGGAATGACTGATTTGTATGCAGAGCGTGTTTTTTCCCAACTCTTCATGCCAGCACCGGTCATATAA
- a CDS encoding VWA domain-containing protein, translated as MRFRDPYFLLLFLIWIPMVWIYLRREKKLKVSIRFSDTTVLKKVPPSFFLRLRHLAALLKPIGIGFLIIALARPQKSTTEHEVSSEGIDIMLILDISNSMRALDFQPDDRLEVSKRTLNKFISNRVHDRIGLVIFAARAYTKVPLTHDHNILKEMVGQVTYTDYSNGTAIGTAIATAANRLKDSEAENQVIVLLTDGANNTGEIPPLTAARAAAELGIRIHGIGVAREGQVPFPVQSVHPFTGERTERIQMVESDLDMELLKEIAKIGNGIHFRAEKTEELQEIYAKIDELEKSEITSKIFTSYKDYFFLWIIIGFAILLLETVLQNTFFRRIP; from the coding sequence ATGAGGTTTAGAGATCCCTATTTTTTATTACTATTTCTAATCTGGATACCAATGGTGTGGATCTATTTAAGACGCGAAAAAAAACTTAAAGTTTCTATTCGCTTTTCTGATACAACTGTTTTAAAAAAAGTCCCTCCATCATTTTTTCTTAGATTGCGACATTTGGCTGCGCTACTCAAACCCATCGGTATCGGTTTTTTGATAATTGCACTGGCACGTCCTCAAAAATCCACCACTGAGCACGAGGTATCTTCTGAAGGTATTGATATCATGTTAATACTAGATATCTCAAACAGCATGAGAGCACTTGATTTCCAACCGGACGACAGATTGGAAGTTTCTAAACGTACCCTTAATAAGTTTATTAGTAATCGTGTGCACGATAGAATCGGTCTGGTTATCTTTGCTGCACGCGCATACACAAAAGTACCACTTACTCATGATCATAACATACTAAAAGAAATGGTCGGCCAGGTCACCTATACTGATTACAGTAATGGAACAGCAATCGGAACTGCAATCGCTACCGCAGCAAATCGTTTAAAAGATTCAGAAGCAGAAAACCAGGTAATAGTACTTCTGACCGATGGTGCAAATAATACCGGAGAGATTCCTCCTCTCACAGCTGCAAGGGCTGCAGCTGAGCTTGGTATAAGGATCCATGGTATTGGGGTTGCCAGAGAAGGACAGGTGCCATTTCCAGTCCAATCCGTACACCCCTTTACCGGTGAACGTACAGAGAGAATTCAAATGGTTGAATCAGACCTGGATATGGAGCTTTTGAAAGAAATTGCAAAAATCGGCAATGGCATCCATTTTCGGGCAGAGAAAACAGAAGAACTTCAGGAAATTTATGCGAAAATTGACGAACTAGAAAAAAGTGAAATTACCAGCAAAATTTTCACCTCCTACAAAGATTATTTCTTTTTGTGGATAATTATCGGGTTTGCCATATTGTTACTGGAAACAGTGCTTCAAAATACATTTTTTAGAAGAATACCATAG